The Lytechinus pictus isolate F3 Inbred chromosome 5, Lp3.0, whole genome shotgun sequence DNA segment atatgaaagaatgaataaataaaagaataaatcaatcaatcaataaataaattgataaataaataagttatgAAAATTGTATGCCGTCTAACGTCTTCTTCTAGATTTTCACTGCAGAACATTAGGTTAAACCTTAATTCTTGTTTTCCATTCATATTATTCAATCATTCTATCGTATCCAAACCCCAAGAAATTGTGTATTGTGTTTGATAAATTGACCGGATAACATTCTGCACATTTCGTATCCACAATGATTTATATACCAATAACATGCTCACGTGTGTTTATTTAGTCTAAGTATTGCGAAGAAGGCTATAGCCAAATTCTgttcttctttcatttcgtATACTGTACTTACCCGAAGCGCGATGTTTGTTTTTAACCATGGGAAATGTTTATGACATATTCGCATTATCACCCTATTCTGCAGGGCTATTTGCAAGCCATATTAAGTCCCAACTATTCTTTGACGTTTTATCTCGGAGATCTTTAAATCGGTCGATAGTAAAATCGATTATTTTCAAGGAAAATTGAATATCCCGCGAGCGAATCCTGCAATACTTTACGATTGATTAATATCTATTGATTTCATATATCACTTTACACATTTACACAATGAAAACGAAATCAGTTCAACATACCTGTACTGCAATTAGGTATATTGCGAATAGGTGTTCTCTCTATCAATCTCCTTTCGTTGTTTTTGGTGGCGGATGATGAAGgtggcaatgatgatggtgatgataatggatggtgataatgatggtgatgatgatggtggtggtgacgatgatgatgatgttgaagatgatgatggtgatgatgatgatgatgatgatgatggtgatgatgatggtgatgatgatgatgatgatgatgatggtgatgatgatggtgatgatgatgatgatgatgatgttgatgatggtgatgatggatgatgatggtgatgacgatgatgatgacgacgacgatgatgatgattccaATTCTCTAACCGCTTGACCACACGACCCTCAAATTAAGCACCTCTcttaataatgttatttttttcacacaatgaattactttaaaACACTTGATATATTCTGTTAGTTCCATTCCATGCATGTCATGCATGTGAAGTGCTTTTATactaaaaaatgtattcagtggcgtaccgaggattttccacaggggggggggggcaaattcgtccgccaaaaaatttgacaagcaaaaaaaaaaaaaaaaaagtcttcaagactcgtcagggggggggcagtctgccccctctgccccccccccccccgtaggtacgctagtggatgTATTAAAGAAAGTGGCTGGgacttgattttttaaattttgaaatcataatcatgattatggtGATTTTAGAACTTCTCACCCAAGTTCAGTACGggctttgtttgtttgtttttatttccgaaCAGATATAAAAGGAATTGAATAATGAACACATAcaatatgatgaatataatataataataataatagtgataatagtgATGTCTTACTGAGCGCACACATcgtccagagacgctcatggcgctagcgcagcaacagttcctttgcatataaatattttatacataTAAACAACTACAAAATATAGATGTAAAAAGATAGCAATGATGATATATCAACAAAACGGAGGGTAACCCAATTTAGCAATGATGATATAACATTACTGTTATTccttcattatatatatattattttgtttcgtTCTGTTGCAGTTTATTTGACATCGCACTGTGGCTCTGTGATTCCTACTGGCGTTGGGGGTCTTCTAGAGGCAGAGGCAGGGCTGaagtataaaaataatatcGACTGTACCGTCACTCTGTCTGCTCTACCTACCCATCGAATCATGGTACAGTTTCATCGGTTTACTCTGGAGAGTGGGGTTAATGgtaagacagagagagagagaggcagaaGGAAAGGCCCCTGGCTgactgccaccccccccccccgacccgttccgtagaccctgtttttcacaccGCCCGCgcggtataggcctatatttagtTCCCAATTAGACCCCGTATATTTTACCCTTgtggtcagttccttagacccctatttcagggtttcgtgaggcacaccccaatcaaaatataatttgagtgcccccctgGCCCTCTAACTCATTATGATTACGATGTTACACGAGAGAGGGCGCTTGATAGATTGACAGGATTGGAACGGTTGATGAATATGATCGTAACAATAGGCTGCCTACCCACGCATAAAAAGGcataaaattgacattttccaatattttaTTACTCGAGCGAGTTGTTTGTTtagtttggtttggttttatttatcGCATAATATGAAAACATACTTAGGCCTATATGATGAAATGCAAATGAGGATGTTGAACAAAGCCCTAAAAGATGACAATGGATCAGGATCTCTGATAATATGGCCCCGTCGTTCTCAGAGGAACAAAGTGATATGTTTCAGCTATACTGTACTTTTATGTTGGAAGCGGGGAAAAAAGTACgatattttgtaatgaaacaaaataattatgtaggcctatgccATTTAAAACAAGGGTTTCCAATGCCTGTCTTCTAACAGGAGCAGATccatcggtttttttttttggttggtttttattttttgcctaGCTGGGAGAAGAAGTCAACCTGTAAAATACGCGACAAAAAACTCAATTTCGCTCAATATGTCACTTCCTTGGGTAATGTTTGTCgattcatggagctattaacagCTCCACGGTCGATCTAGAGCAGTTATAATACAGTACTGTTCTGAAACTAGAACCATCATCATTGGGTCTGAAAACTTAACGAAAACGATTGATCTGTCCTACTTCTGAGGACATTTTACCCATCAACCGGGGACGTCCCCGGTCCACATGGTCCAGATACACATGGCCAATTCCTCATCTCATTTCAAACTGTACATAAAGACAGTAAACGTATGATGTTTGGAGGTGATCTGCAGGCACAGGCCCTGATTGAAACGTTTCTTTCATGTATCCAGGTAAATGCCCTGACAGTTTAAGGTTGTTTGATGGTAATACCGTGGACGATCCAGCGCTTACCGCTGAGCTCTGCGGACGTTTTACCCAGTTACCTGATTACGTCTCCAGTGGCAGCAACATCACCGTGAGGTTTAAAACGGATGATGGCGGACAATCCTTGGGATTCGGAATCTACTTCACGCAAGTATCAGTTGGTATACATCAAACATTCCAACATGTGCAGggacggatccaggattttccaaagggggagggggatatttttccgaggaaaaaattgacaagcccccccccccaaaaaaaaaaaggttttcaacccaaaattaatatttcgtccccgaaaaaaattgacaagcaaaaaaaaaagaagctctttaaccaaaaattgatatttcatttttacattacaaattttaagtttgcttctcaaagggtggggggcacgggccggcggtgccccctcccctggatccgccagtgaatATGTGGTTTTTGGAGCAGGAGTGAGGGATTGGTGTGGGCATTGGAATCGCGAGTACATCAAACACAATAGGATGGATTACGTATACCGAGACAGGGGAGAActgttatgaaaaataaaaagaaaaaggtaaagGGATAAGTCGATCACATTAAAGATAAAATTCAAATCGTTATTGATTTCTTTTTGATCAAAGGTCTTTACAAGACGGGTCTTGCAACGGatgttgtattttatcataaagGCCTACATGCAGCTACGGTTTTTAGACGATGAAAAACCAGTTTTCAACCTTTTACTTTTAATGCAGCACCCTGCCTGAGCGATGAAGAGTTTGAATGTAACAACACCTATTGTATCGATCGGTCATTGGTCTGTAATACAATCAACATGTGTGGCGATTGGAGTGACGAAGGTAACTGCACAGGTGAGATTTAACGTTCTAACACGATTACCCCGGGAGTGGGGAAAGTGCACAAAAGAAATTAGATTTTAATTACCGGTGCTTAGATACACAATAGGC contains these protein-coding regions:
- the LOC129260515 gene encoding low-density lipoprotein receptor-related protein 3-like is translated as MSEINMASLVTKNARRSVMSPIEPLSVLLTITLLLTYSGFSAGIKVVYLTSHCGSVIPTGVGGLLEAEAGLKYKNNIDCTVTLSALPTHRIMVQFHRFTLESGVNGKCPDSLRLFDGNTVDDPALTAELCGRFTQLPDYVSSGSNITVRFKTDDGGQSLGFGIYFTQVSVAPCLSDEEFECNNTYCIDRSLVCNTINMCGDWSDEGNCTAPPPEVQGLPLAAIVGIGVAIIFVIAMVVLLILKIIQYQRQRMTLKRLVDQVDKDVKRNPYARLPADASEVIDQDEDESYVLNTDDIGLSGKVFGRKRSSKVAPAQYDS